A genome region from Triticum aestivum cultivar Chinese Spring chromosome 2B, IWGSC CS RefSeq v2.1, whole genome shotgun sequence includes the following:
- the LOC123042162 gene encoding BTB/POZ and MATH domain-containing protein 4-like: MENFPLLSRLPSMENIDLSSFKKRLNADLSSAKRYLRWKWLRLSRRRFLARNVEGAPPGLKADFASMLEDEEGADVTFLVGDRQFRAYRRVLTAGSPVLEAELVGQMQELETSAELVKIDGMEPAIFEALLHYACTGALPDSVDGNEPLQRLLVAADRYGMHNLMAMCEWKLCKSIDAQTVPTTLALAEKHHRAKLEDACIRFESSKSVLAAIREHQLPSRVIGTMARLGTRVQGRLTLLGTKATSLFRHARNSQACRDTVLFVSSWGLLLYLSIKMEHIIEEAIQPEQESWLDNFQQMQSSISRVSWICRLAFLERNLQEFQESAWLNSDI, from the exons ATGGAAAACTTCCCATTGCTCTCCCGCCTTCCCTCCATGGAGAACATCGACCTCTCCTCGTTCAAGAAGCGGTTGAACGCCGATCTCTCCTCGGCGAAGCGGTACCTGCGCTGGAAGTGGCTGAGGCTGTCGAGGAGGCGGTTCCTGGCGCGCAATGTCGAGGGCGCGCCGCCGGGTCTGAAGGCGGACTTCGCGAGCATGCTCGAGGACGAGGAGGGCGCGGACGTCACGTTCCTCGTCGGCGACCGGCAGTTCCGCGCGTACAGGCGCGTGCTCACCGCGGGGTCGCCGGTGCTCGAGGCGGAGCTCGTCGGCCAGATGCAGGAGCTGGAGACCTCCGCGGAGCTCGTCAAGATCGACGGCATGGAGCCGGCCATCTTCGAGGCCCTCCTCCACTACGCCTGCACGGGCGCGCTGCCGGATAGCGTCGACGGCAACGAGCCGCTGCAGCGCCTGCTGGTCGCCGCGGACCGGTACGGGATGCACAACCTGATGGCCATGTGCGAGTGGAAGCTGTGCAAGAGCATCGACGCGCAGACCGTCCCGACGACGCTGGCATTGGCCGAGAAACACCACCGCGCGAAGCTCGAGGATGCTTGCATCAGATTCGAGTCCTCCAAGAGTGTGCTCGCCGCCATCAGGGAACACCAGCTGCCGTCACGG GTGATAGGGACCATGGCCCGGTTGGGGACGCGCGTCCAAGGGAGGCTAACGCTGTTGGGGACGAAGGCGACCTCGTTGTTTCGCCATGCGAGGAACAGCCAGGCCTGCCGGGACACCGTGCTGTTTGTCTCCTCGTGGGGCCTTCTCCTATACCTATCCATCAAAATGGAGCACATCATAGAGGAGGCTATCCAACCTGAGCAAGAGTCTTGGCTCGACAACTTCCAACAGATGCAGTCTTCCATCTCTCGGGTCTCCTGGATCTGCCGGCTCGCTTTCCTTGAGCGCAACCTCCAAGAGTTCCAAGAATCCGCATGGCTCAACTCGGATATATGA